From one Fibrobacter sp. UWT2 genomic stretch:
- a CDS encoding tubulin-like doman-containing protein, which translates to MAKTKIKRCLFIGLGGTGMTALLHTKKRFLETYGEIPPMIRFLGVDTDGGAYKKSLKTISGQTVELTNDEKLPIQVEGPMAIYERNKDKFTWLPVRNTRSLKSITAGAGQIRTNGRFALTVNRDYAKNRLAEAIANLTSATIHDNPKYESMDDTPYIEVHMVFSICGGTGCGTFINMAGLVKEVQADCKLTGYAVLPDVFKLMSQSGMAQVGPNAYGALMDLDYLMSLDASNSVTLQYLKEPYQINGYPFNAVFLIDNKTRNSDTYKTVDSMSEMISLGLVTSAGALGNASASVSDNLEKRIGAGTYNIKDKVAWVSGMGACEVIYRGGRLGDVYSAKAALKIIDGLMNTDVDANMIANGWIDSPEVNIRENEGNDHLIDSIMPKTPKVNYEIESVKNVDNEISSYRARVKETEESLQKVRKSISERLQTNLDKLVKETLDKAGGIGLTGKVLDSIIAQVNLFVGEMESEKKELKDNIARLEQTMKTDVGDLIELSHKFFKKGMDDLKDAVVGDVNQLVRQEREIQRRSIAISIFAELLSMLEKAKNTVTNIKNAADKAYGILNERLIALQNQAGSAEAQSRLFQIDLTDKTVGSIALKPEEVQVSEFLKALSGDGKIYSVFGQSAESVVKVLLGYTDTLATVKEFKDKSIDAVLDALSEDEFKNLLDLIKDKSQILARYDRQGYSSDDNPQDAYYIGVPEKGKCRLEKDDAFKKTITENPDVTFTSIGMRDRIIAYRVTGVYPAYTQASIMRYEEEYKKNQENESRPSSHFDDDMLLKMKRENWSLMPKEADEDDIMEAWVKGFIFGLIRHVGEFYEYKSEKKGDPLDEYWVSMDTKYRDEAYDYFKRERPIDEFNKFFENEYSVKGAENMAQFIAEAKTKYYDRETGKGLSGVNIKASDLKMKEHKKIGELVSKELKLINNL; encoded by the coding sequence ATGGCAAAGACAAAAATCAAACGCTGTCTCTTCATTGGCTTGGGTGGTACGGGTATGACTGCCTTGCTGCACACCAAGAAACGTTTCCTTGAAACGTATGGCGAAATTCCGCCTATGATCCGTTTCTTGGGTGTCGATACGGATGGTGGCGCTTACAAGAAATCCTTGAAAACGATTAGCGGTCAGACAGTCGAATTGACCAACGACGAAAAATTGCCGATTCAGGTTGAAGGCCCGATGGCGATTTATGAACGCAACAAAGACAAGTTTACTTGGCTGCCGGTAAGAAATACCCGCTCGCTAAAGTCCATTACTGCTGGCGCAGGCCAGATCCGTACGAACGGACGTTTTGCTTTGACCGTCAACAGGGATTATGCCAAGAATCGTTTGGCCGAAGCTATTGCCAATTTGACGAGTGCCACGATACATGATAATCCGAAATACGAATCCATGGATGACACTCCGTATATCGAAGTCCATATGGTATTCTCGATTTGCGGTGGCACGGGCTGCGGCACATTTATCAACATGGCAGGCCTCGTCAAGGAAGTGCAGGCGGACTGCAAGCTGACGGGATACGCAGTGCTTCCGGATGTGTTCAAGCTGATGTCCCAGTCCGGTATGGCTCAAGTTGGTCCGAACGCTTATGGCGCCTTGATGGATTTGGATTACCTGATGAGCCTGGATGCCTCCAACTCTGTAACGCTCCAGTATCTGAAGGAACCGTATCAGATTAACGGGTATCCGTTCAATGCCGTGTTCCTGATCGACAACAAGACGCGCAATAGCGATACCTATAAGACTGTCGATTCCATGTCCGAAATGATTAGCCTCGGCCTGGTGACCTCTGCAGGTGCATTAGGCAATGCTTCGGCAAGTGTTAGCGACAATTTGGAAAAGCGTATCGGCGCCGGCACCTACAATATCAAGGATAAGGTTGCCTGGGTATCGGGCATGGGCGCCTGTGAAGTTATTTACCGTGGCGGAAGGCTCGGCGATGTGTACTCTGCAAAGGCCGCACTGAAGATCATTGATGGCTTGATGAATACGGATGTCGATGCAAATATGATTGCCAACGGTTGGATTGATTCTCCTGAAGTAAACATCAGAGAGAATGAAGGCAACGATCACTTGATCGATTCGATTATGCCGAAGACTCCGAAGGTCAATTATGAAATCGAGAGCGTAAAGAATGTCGATAACGAGATTTCCTCTTATAGGGCCCGAGTCAAGGAAACGGAGGAATCGCTGCAAAAGGTTCGCAAGAGCATTTCGGAACGCCTCCAGACGAATCTCGACAAACTGGTTAAGGAAACGCTTGACAAGGCAGGTGGCATTGGCTTGACCGGGAAGGTGCTGGATTCCATTATCGCTCAGGTAAATCTGTTTGTTGGTGAAATGGAATCCGAAAAGAAGGAACTTAAAGACAATATCGCTCGCCTGGAACAGACGATGAAAACGGATGTTGGCGACTTGATTGAGCTTAGTCATAAGTTCTTTAAGAAAGGCATGGATGACTTGAAGGACGCTGTTGTCGGAGACGTAAACCAGCTTGTCCGTCAGGAACGTGAAATTCAGCGTCGCTCCATTGCGATTTCGATTTTTGCAGAACTGCTTTCCATGCTGGAAAAAGCAAAGAATACAGTAACGAATATCAAGAATGCGGCCGATAAGGCGTACGGCATTTTGAACGAACGCTTAATCGCCTTGCAGAATCAGGCCGGTAGCGCAGAAGCGCAGTCCAGATTGTTCCAGATCGACTTGACGGACAAAACCGTTGGCAGTATCGCGCTTAAGCCTGAAGAAGTCCAGGTCAGTGAATTCTTGAAGGCTTTGAGTGGCGATGGCAAGATTTATTCTGTGTTTGGCCAGAGCGCAGAATCCGTGGTGAAGGTCTTGCTGGGCTATACGGATACGCTTGCGACGGTAAAGGAATTCAAGGACAAGTCTATTGACGCGGTGTTGGATGCCCTTTCTGAAGACGAATTCAAGAACCTGCTTGACTTGATCAAGGACAAGTCTCAGATTCTGGCTCGTTACGATAGGCAGGGTTATAGTTCCGACGACAATCCGCAAGATGCCTATTACATCGGTGTTCCCGAAAAGGGCAAGTGCAGATTGGAAAAAGATGATGCGTTCAAGAAGACCATCACCGAAAATCCGGATGTCACCTTTACGAGCATTGGCATGCGCGACCGTATTATCGCCTATCGCGTGACGGGTGTATACCCTGCATATACGCAGGCGTCCATCATGCGCTACGAAGAAGAATACAAGAAGAATCAGGAAAACGAATCTCGTCCCAGCTCTCATTTTGACGATGACATGTTGTTGAAGATGAAGCGTGAAAATTGGAGTCTGATGCCTAAGGAAGCAGACGAAGATGATATCATGGAAGCTTGGGTCAAGGGCTTTATTTTCGGCTTGATTCGACACGTGGGCGAATTCTACGAATACAAGAGCGAAAAGAAAGGCGATCCGCTGGATGAATATTGGGTCAGCATGGATACCAAGTACCGCGACGAAGCTTACGATTACTTCAAGCGTGAACGCCCGATTGACGAATTCAACAAGTTCTTTGAAAATGAATATAGCGTCAAGGGCGCCGAAAATATGGCACAATTCATTGCCGAAGCAAAGACCAAGTATTATGACAGGGAAACTGGCAAGGGCTTGAGTGGTGTCAATATCAAGGCTTCTGACCTTAAGATGAAAGAACATAAGAAGATTGGCGAATTGGTCAGCAAGGAACTGAAACTGATCAATAATCTGTAA